The proteins below are encoded in one region of Balaenoptera acutorostrata chromosome 11, mBalAcu1.1, whole genome shotgun sequence:
- the LOC103017380 gene encoding 40S ribosomal protein S6-like: MKLNISFLATGCQKLIEVDDERKLRTFYEKRVATELAADALGEEWKGYVVRISGGNDKQGFPMKQGVLTHSRVHLLLSKGHSCYRPRRTGERKHKSVRGCTVDANLRVLNLVIIKKGEKDIPGLTDTTVPHRLGPEKASRIRKLFNLSKEDDVRQYVVRKPLNKEGKKPRTKAPKIQRLVTPHVLPHKRRHIALKKQRTKKNKEEASECAKLLAKRMKEAKEKGQEQTAKRRRLSSLRASTFESSQK; the protein is encoded by the coding sequence ATGAagctgaacatctctttcctggccACTGGCTGCCAGAAACTCATTGAAGTGGACGATGAACGAAAACTTCGTACCTTTTATGAGAAGCGTGTGGCCACAGAACTTGCTGCTGATGCTCTGGGTGAAGAATGGAAGGGTTATGTGGTCCGAATCAGTGGTGGGAACGACAAACAGGGTTTCCCCATGAAGCAGGGTGTCTTGACCCATAGCCGAGTCCACCTGCTACTGAGTAAGGGGCATTCCTGTTACAGACCAAGGAGGACTGGAGAAAGAAAGCACAAATCTGTACGGGGTTGCACTGTGGATGCCAATCTGAGGGTTCTCAATTTGGTCATCAtaaaaaaaggggagaaggatATTCCTGGACTCACTGATACTACTGTGCCTCATCGCCTGGGGCCCGAAAAAGCTAGCAGAATCCGCAAACTTTTCAATCTCTCTAAAGAAGATGATGTCCGCCAGTATGTTGTGAGAAAGCCCCTAAACAAAGAGGGTAAGAAACCTAGGACCAAAGCACCCAAGATTCAGCGTCTTGTTACTCCACATGTTCTGCCACACAAACGTCGGCATATTGCTCTGAAGAAACAGCGtactaagaaaaataaggaagaggCTTCAGAATGTGCTAAACTTTTGGCCAAGAGAATGAAGGAGGCCAAAGAAAAAGGCCAGGAACAGACTGCCAAGAGACGGAGGCTGTCCTCTCTGAGAGCTTCTACTTTTGAGTCCAGTCAAAAATGA